The nucleotide sequence AGCTGTGGGACCACctgcttcttctctccctcactctctctctctctctcgctttctcccttgctctctcgcttgttctctctctctctttctctctctctgagcggGTGGCGAGGaacctgcatgtgtgtctggGAACACAACTGTgaatgtgcgtgtgtctgtgtgcgtgtatgtgagcaagagggaaggagagactTGAAACATGCaattgtctgtttgttttgttgtatcctttttatttatctcGTTTGGCTCAGATGTGTTTGGCTCTGTTTGTTAttatcttctgtgtgtgtgtgtgtgtgtgtgtgtgtgtgtgtgtgtgtgtgtgtgtgtgttcgtgtgtgtttgtatatgagTGAGACGCATACTCCCAGTGTATGAAAAGAGATGACCAAGATCCCAGTGTGAAAGAAatagatggtgtgtgtgtgtataagagaAATTTAGATAATAGAAGAATAGAAAGAGCGTTTTTGTCCCCatgtggaagtgtgtgtttgtttgtttgtttgtgtgtgtgtgtgtgtgtgtgtgtgtgtgtgtgtgtgtgtgtgtgtgtgtgtgtgtgtgtgtgtgtgtgcgcgcgcgcgcgcgagtgcgtgagagagagagagcagtctTTTGATAGAGAGGGACTGAGACAGGCACTGCGTGGGGGagatatgtgtatatgtgtgtcgCTGATTGTGCCATGAATGAAAATAaggagagagtggagaggaggggacgggagagggaggggagggtaGGGAGGTGTGACTCTCCTCCCATTCagccatctcctcctcccctctctctctctctctctcgctctctctctctcgcctcctCCTCTTGAGTGACAGATGAGGGGCTGTTGGCAGCTTGTTCAGGCGCGCGTCAATAATTAGCCTCCTCCACTCGTCTCCTGTGCAGAAATAGCATTTGTCGCAACGCACAGAAGCCGCCTGAGCGAATATAGACTCTCTCGGTCACTCTGAATTTCTGCTgtgcagccgagggtgttttcATCGGGTTTACAAGCGGCGCCCCCTTCCCTTCCTGACGCTATATATATTGCGCGCTGTGCAATTATGGCAATGGCCCGTGATCGCTCCTGgcttgcagacacacacacacacacacacacacacacacacacacacacacacacacacacacacacacacacacacagacacgcgcTAGGATGGACTGATGCGTAAAGGGGGAGGGCGCACTCGACAACCTCGgctgttttttcttccttctcaCTTAAACAAATTCGCGCCTGCACGCACTGCCAGTAAGTCGGTcgcacacgcgcgcacacacaatCGCACACGCGCAACGGTTCAAGGGCGATTGATTTGGAGTTTAATTTCTCTCCCGGCGCTCTTGACGCAAAAGGATGCGCCTCTGACTGACCTTGACGACAGACAGTGAGGTTTTGTCTCTGTCGCCATGCAGCACGCACACTCtgctgaagacacacacacactctgcatctTCACCTTCTATGTTCTAGCCTGTTACAAATGAACACTTTCCATCTGCTTTCTAATTATAGTCCATTCCTAATTTTAGCTGCAGCCCCGAAATGGTCGTCTTTTAATAATTCATGAGTTCAGATACAGAGCCTGGCTGCTCCTATCTGGCACGCTTATTGGCACCGTGTTGCTCAGCCGCCTGAAAAAACAAGGTGAAGAGGCCAGCCTGGCTTTTCAGAGAGGAACACTGCGCTGTTTGCTTTAAAAAGTTGTCAGTGACGAGACTGTGAAGTAATCACCCCTAGAAAGCATacggatgtgggccacttcaggcagcACTCCTGGCCTTCTTGTGGCCTGAATAAAGTGGATGTGAGCCAGAGAGGCCCACTTGTAAAAAATTATCTGTGGCTTGAATATCACTAAACAAATATTGGCCTTTTGTGGCAAATATGTGGTGCTTTAGACAAGGGTTAATCTGAatgtgaacctaaagtggctcatgtggtaaatggtaaatatggcccaaatagcacaaaacaaattcgGGCTGCCTTGCGCACCATCGGTTTACATGCAGTATTTTGTCTTACTCGTGTCCCTAAACAATTTTACTGTGTGGGGAAGAATTGCAGATGATAGGCAGACACATCAACCTTCACCTTATTCCCTGCACATTTTAGTTAAAGGTGCCAAGTGAAACATGCTGGTGCTTATTCGACAGTTTGATCAGTACCACCAGATGCAGGGAGGTTGTGCATAGGACGTTATCCCGCCTGTTCTGTGTGCCCATAGTGTAACTTTTCGTTCTGGGACGCGTTTGTTTTGATCAATGCAGATCTGAGTGAAGCGTGATTGTTGCCTACAGCGCTGACATCAATCGAGATGGACAGGGGTTAAAAACGACTGCATGTGAAGAAGCACTTGAAAGCTCCTCTCATCTCAGCTCACCATACGCTGTGacgcgtgcacacacaaatgcacactcaagcctgtttgtgtgtagacCTACAGCCTGTGGGGGTGCGCGTGAGGGTACAGCGTATCCTCATACTAGTGTTTTCCATTCCAATATATTAGTGAGAGGAGTCTGTTGTAGCCtatagaattattattatctatctGCTGTGACATTGTTGTCAATAGTTTTCCAGAAATGTTTACGTCAACTCATGCATAATTCAAGTTCACTGAGGGAGATGTGTGTGGGGGAGGTGTAGGGGTCAGGGTCGCCGAggactcaacacacacacacacacacacacacacacacacacacacacacacacacacacacacacacacacacacacacacacaccttcggATCAGTGGGAGGCTGGGCTGGAACGGGGGTCGCTCTCTTGTTGCCATAGAGACGGGGAGGAGGACAGCGGTGTTGGATACTGTTACTAGGCAGGAGAGGCTGCCACTGAAGGAGGTGAGAGTAGGCGGGGTGGTGGTCGGCTGTGGAGGGTATAAACAATGTCAGGGCTGAGTGGGAGTGACCACGTCTAGACGGCACTGTTAATGCTTGGATTATTTTCTCAAGTCaagaggaataaaaaataattctcaGTTTAGTTTAGAAATGACAGTTGGAAGAAAAAAGTTGATTAAATCAGTATGCTGCCACATCTGTctaatcattaaaaacattaattgccatattattttgttatatttcacttttatcaAATCAGTCAATCCATATTGTGGTTTAATTCTCAATCTAGGTCACTATAAAGTACACCAACTTTGTCACATGTGCTTTTTACCACCAAGTCTTCAAATAGAGGTCCAGACAGTGCTTGAAAATCAGCTCATATCTTTAATCAACCTTACCTCAGGACAAGAAGCGTCATCTCTGTCACAGAGATGTTTACCTCTCAACGTGACCGTCAGGGATCGAGTGCCACCTGGTGGCTTGTACCCATAACTGCTTCTTGTGCTGGAGCTCCACAGTCATAAATGTGGTTCACTCGCGCCCTCTCCTGGGCAAAAATAAGTATGATTGCCCTTTACTGTGAAGCATCCAGAAATAATAAGTGCagtctttaaaatgttgttagCTGGAGTTGCAGTGATGATAAAAGGGAAGTGTTctcattttcatgtgtgtgtcataaATCATAAATAGATATATGGCTGCTGaattatttaaatacagtttatccataaataaatgacacaacTACCTCATTGTTTTGACTTCTTCACCCCCTTTAGACCCCGTCCAGTAGCTCCTTAATCCCATTAATGACCACACTGTCCTTGGTTAATGTTTGTGGCACCAACAGCACCATTGTGACCCTCCAGCACCACGGTCAGCGCCCTGGTAGACATGGATAAGGCCGCTGTATGacttcagcaccacggacagcgcCGTGAGCTGTAGAGCTGCAGTTTCCCATCAACACTTTGAAAATAGTTTCCATCGTTCTCCTCATTGATCCTTTTATAACTCAACACATCCAATAACTAATGGATGTGACATTggattataaaaatgtatagttCTATGGTAAATGGGCAGTTTGTATATATTCACATAGTGCTACTATGTGCTGTGCCTTTCTATCACAAACCATTCACAcaggggaaatttggggtttCGGAATCTTTCCCAAGGAAACTTATTAATGCAGACTAGAGGAATCTGAGATGGAatcactgaccttctggttattggacgacctgctctacctccagCCACAGCCGCTCTGGGTAAATTATTCTTGGTATAATTCACATTGTCTCACCtgcaattttaaacattaagttTGACTCCTTCGACCcacattaaaagagaaaatcagtGAGAAAGAAGATATGACAGGCAGACTGGCAGCAAAGGGCCTCTGCACAGACTGATTTGCAAATCGGTTGTGCCGGATAAAATTCAGTCTTTGCCTCAGGAATAAAAAATGAGAGgaagtgaatatttgaatgCTACGATTTCAAATAAACATCGGCTTAACATGCAAAGTGCAGTTTGTGTAGGAGTGCGTGCAGAGTCTGACTCACCCTCGGAAGACATTCACCTTTGGATGTGCTTTGTGTGATATGTGAGATGAAAAAACCTCATTCCTGACCTGTTGAGTTATGACAGTGTGCAGATATAGGCCTCTGAAATGGGTATCTAAGAAGTCGAACATTTGACATAGTGTAGTAATTCACGTTTAagatattgtttgtgtgcttttcAGGTTGTTACCGTTATAAAATGCTTTCAGGTGAAGTCCATGGTGGAGGCTGGTGTTCTCATGTGTTCTTTTTAGGCTGCATGAGTTTCACAGATGTAAAATGTTTCTTCAGTGTTGTTATTCTTCACCCCTCTGACAGGCGCACATATTCAGAGGCCCATATGCTGACAACcgcccgcccacacacacagagttgtgtcctcacttttgtttttattgcacacTTTAATCATTTAGTAAACAGATCTTCACAGTAACAATGCAATAGCAGAAAACAGAAGCGAATCACTGTGCGGTGCAGGTTGTCAGGTCTTCAAACTATTTATAGGTATTTACACTGAGAATATGAAAACGGTTCCCGAGGTTATCCGTGTGGAGGGACGAGGCATTTGAACCCCTCCATCAACCCCCGAGCAGGCTTGAGTCCAGCTCCCAGGCTCGACACTGTTTGTAACTCTATGAATCCTGTCCATACTGCCAACCCCAAAACATTCAAGTACTCCATTTCTGTCATTGCACAGGTACTGGGTTAGCCAATACACAGGACCCTTGGAGGAAACTGAAAATTGCACTGGCACCACTTCTAAAACTTAATGTCCAAAATCAAAACAGCTTAGTCTTCTATCTAAAAATGATAAAACCCAATTTAACCCAATTTAAATAATATCCAAATGCTAAATATTTCCTCTATATTTTCCTATTAAGCAACATGAATCAAAACCATAACCAATAATTAATTAAACCACTTTCAGTCTTTGTAACGCACCAATAAATAGTCATTTGGACATGAAAtctcataaaatgaaacaacataCAAAGTGTAACATTTTGCATCgaataaactgtaaaattatACCGGACACTACTTAATGTTTCAGGCCTGCAGGCAAGAATGGTTGTGCATCTAAATGAACTGACATAGCATTTAAGGAACACTACCAGCACATCAGTGTGGGCTCCattcttaaaatgtgtttttggtttgtaaaataatatgttAGTGTCGTGCTGTTTGTACTGCATTGATGTGCAAGCTCAACTTGCAGGGGAGgtgaaaaagaaagtgaagaggATACAAAATTGGAATAAGGCAAAATGATGGTGCTGCTTGAACAGTGAGAAGAATACTCCAGTTAATGCTGATCAGAAATATAGAGACATTTAAAATCTGCCTTTTCCAAGTCGAAAAAAtaggtaaagaaaacacaccaTTAAAAAAACCATCTCCCTGTTTGTTGTACGTTGTTCTACTCGGCctgacttgtttttgttttaaaacaaattataacTCGAAACGTCCTCACACCTTCTTAACCTTTTCATACATCGTGATAACAGATAAAGCTTATTATCTGGCCATAAGATGCCCAGTCAGTGTTATTTCTCATTTGGTTATGCACTAACATAATTAACACATAAAATAAGCTGATACCCTCATAttcaaaacaaacaggacaaaaTCCAAACACAGCACTGGTTCCTGTGTGTCTTATACAACATctgatgaaacaaaaatacatctGTATCTAACAAATACAAAGCCTCCGTGTGAGCACAGTCTTCCATCGTATCTGTGGACAGTTTCTTCCGTAAACACAATTAAAAGCAGTTTCCATAGAGGCATTGATGGCAAGTCTTGGAATTCACTGAATTCAGCTTGATATCAGAAGAGGGATTTTTGGTCCAATCCCATGAGTCAGTCAGCCACAGACCACCGCGGCACATTGTCCCTTGTGTCGCTGGCGGTCACTCCCGAGCAACGCCCTCACTACCTGTGGCCTCGGCTCCTGCGGGTCGCCGTGTCCCCGACTAAATCCTCCTCCACCACGTTAACGGAGCCCTCTTTCTCTATGCAGCCCGCGAGGACCTGCAGCACCAGCCGGAGCCTGCGATCCATggcctggaggtgaggctggatgAGGACAGGGGACAGTCGGTCACGCAGCAGAGACTCCTCCATCAGGGAGCTCAGCTGGTACTCCTCCTTGGCCAGCAGCTGGAGACGCAGGTATGTGGACCTCCTCACCCTGGAAACATGGGAGAGAGGATTACTGAGCAAATTACCTGAAACATCAGGATGTTTAGTGTAGGCTGCACATATTCTAAAAACAAGTTGATACTTTTTTAACCTTACGAATTTTATATTTATCCAACTTAAATACATAAAGACACTAAAGTTGCCATGAGTGTAGAAAAAAACTATCCCCCTAAAATTATGTCCCCTTTAGTTTGAGACATTTCTTCTGTCTGAAAGGCTTTAGGCTGACATAACTTATCCTCGAAGGCCCATGAAAATAATTCCACAGACCTGCAGCACTGGCTGAGGGGCACCAGGATGGACAGCTCATCATGGGAATGTTTTCCAAACCTACAAGGGtgggaataaaaaaacacaggatttATCATGAACAGCACTCTATGCCGAACTCtgctttctgtatttctcctaaATCCTCAGAGCGTGAGAAATATTTAAAGTGAGcagattcattttaatttcatttctgATTAATTCCTGTGTCACTCCAAGATTCCAGTGGATCAAACTTTTAAAGCTACTATGACAGAAACATATAGAGGTATAATTTaagtatattttataatttatactttaatataaaagctgattgatgtttttacccTCTTCCGTTGTCGAGGTGAATAATGAAAGTgtcatttccaaacttctcaaaAGTTTCATAATGATGACGATCCATATTACCTGCACAAGGACAAGATAGTGAATAAATATGATGGAGTAagtcattatttattaaaagagATCCatccattttaatttcttataTTAATTGTATTTTCTGCGTACCCATTAAGAAGTCAAAGATGGTCATGTCCATGATGTCCAGCAGTCGAGTGCCACGGTCATACGGTGGCGTCTGCTTCACCTCGTCACAATAATCTGGGTCCACCTCCCACCTGGGAACATGTAGAATATGTTTTAGATGATTAAATGTagattattataaataataaatagctCAGACTAATCAACGTCACAAGGAGTTTCACTGCCGACAGATCTGTGACTGTGCTTCACTAGTGTCGCTCCCTTACTCTGCTTTCTTGCGTTTGTGGTACGAGCGTCTCCAGGGGTTTCTCCATGTCTTGCGTTTGGCCAGGTTCAGGTCTGGCAGGAAGGCGGCCAGCGAGCCTTCAATCTGGTCTGGTTTCCCGCACAGAGCGTGCTCAGTGGAGCAGTAGTAAGAGCATTCGCCGTAGAAGCAGACGTTATTGgctgaggggagaaaaaaagcaaacGCACTGGTTTCGAATTGCAGTCGGAAaggaagaatgaaaagaaacagataAAGGAAATATATAGACAGGGAAAAAACAGGATGATGATGTTTTCCTAATCACAGAttcagagggagggaagagaacCTGGTCATTTGTTATCTACACATCAGACAGAGTAGGCTGCTCAAAgcatttcatttgcattttacattttgtttctgtAAATTGTTTAATCAAAGAAACGTAAAACCATCATGTTTTACGTTGTAGTATTTTGTAGAGCACAAATTAAATTTATACAAAATTAGATATTGTCTTTATTCTTAATTAGCCTATAATTAAATTATATGTCTATAATACTTAATGTCTTGATTATGTTTAGGTTTATTCACcctcttttaatgtttgttttatacAGGTTTATATAGTTCTATAAATCCCCTTGTAAATCCTGCACTTCACTGTGCCACCATGTGGTAACTTTTGGCTTTATTTGTTGTCACACATAAAAGAttcttgacacacacacacacacacacaaacacacacacagttcacttTGTACACCAGCAAGTTTGTTTAATCCACTTGTGTCTTGTGAAGCCAGTGAGATAAGTTTGTTTGGATaggatgaaaacaacaagtaGCTACGACCCTGTGCTAAACGGCAGAGGCAGGCGGAGTCACTACCTGGTGAGATGAAGAAGGTCCTCCACAGCTTCTTATCGCGAGTCACATCTCTGATCTCTCTTGTCATGTTGACAAGTCGTCCCGCCACCGGGGGCACTCTTCGGAAGTCAAGGAtcctaaagagagagagacatttgtATTACAtagttttttaaacacattcatcAGGCTTTTTAAAGGGATCTTtcaaaatttaattaaaactatTTATGTGAAGCTGGGCTGTTTGCCATGACGTCAATGTCGCCCTAGTTACATATGGGAAGATCAACAACTCAAGTTTGACTGTCCTACACAATGTTTTCAACTTTACTGTCTTCATCTTAAGCCTCTTTGTGGCTCGGGGGATAGAGCGGGTTATCCAATAACCTGACGTTCGGTGTCTCGATCCCACGCTGAAACTACCTCTGACAGttgtgtgaatgttgtgtgatagaaaaagcgcTGCATAGATATATGTGTGCATGAATATAATATAGATAATACTGagaaagtgctttataaataccaTCATCTTATCTGCTGTTAAGTTCATTATTTTGCATTTGTCCATTTGAgtataaacagaaacaaaggaaaTTAAACAACCCTAAGAAAAAGTGCAACATCAGGATCCATTTCCTCCCAGAAGAGCAAATTTCTGTGATTTACCATCAAACTTGATCCGTACGGTTTCACCTCACGAGATATATTAATAATTCACCATCTTTACAGTGCTTTGTGTCCGACTGTGTCATTGGCATCAAGAGCAGCATTTACTGGCATCGCCATCTGCTTGTGAGCAAAACAAGGGCGTCTATTTCAACATGCGCTCAAAAACAGGCAAATACACAACTTTATGAACCACATCCACTAAATCCCGATCTAATCCTCCGCTTATAGTcagatggtagagaaggttcaTTCCAGGCGTCCTGCCCTCAACTCTTTGTCCTCTCTTTTTTGCcggcatctctctctctctttcattctttccttATGCTCCTATGTCAGAACACAATTCCTATTCAGCCCCTGATTAGACGTCTCAGTGTATGTGTTCTGTCCCAATGAGCCGGACCAGTTGGACACTAAAACTAAGCCTCCTGGGAGtaggcagacacacagacagactgactggGTGCAACAGAGTTGGCGAAACTTTAGCCTACAGAGGACAGCATTCAGGAGCTGAAAACTGCACTGTCATGTTGAGCCCCGGTGACAAAGGAGCACCTGTGAGAACGTCTacgtatatatgtgtgtgtgtgtgtgtgtgtgtgtgagagagaacacTGAAGTGTCTATTTGTGTGCACCCGTAGATGATTACACACTCTTAGGTCGCAAGGAGTTCACAATTTATATAGTACACAGGTAAAGAACAGTGATTTATAATCAGTGGAAAACATGATGTTACTTCTTCATCTAAAATTCTGGATTTTTGAGTGCATTTTATCAGAACTGCCTGGAATTAAAAATTGAGTTAGATCAAGTTTTAGCCAAGGAAAACATCCTCCTGTTCCACTTTGCAGATCTGATATGATGTCATAAACTAAGAATGGTCTGCGGTCAGCTGAACTATAATTGATGGGGCAGGCCCGTGTGGTGCATGCAAACTGAAAACAAGCTGCTCCTTAGGGGTATTACAGACCTGGTGGTACTGGTGTGCCCCATGGCTTCATGTTTGgctccatttgtttttctgcccTTGCAAACACATACCACTGACCTAAACTAACAGAGAGCGAGAGTGTGTACGTGTGAAGTATAATGACCGTGATCTCAGCAGACCTTGATGTGACCTGCAGTCCATTTATCATCCGTCCCCAGAATCCCAAACTATCATATTTGACGCTTCTTAGTATTCCTCACTGTTgagaagttttttctttttaactcgTCCTTAGAGTAAAAGGATCATCTGAAAATCAAAATATCCAGCAGCAAGTGGAGGAGATGTTCCCAGCTCTCTGTGTATTAGGTAATCCCTTGTGTATTTATAATCCTATTCAAATTTTCACAGTTTAAGTCTATTATGGCACACCTCCGGTTTATAATGGAGTTAAAGTGTTGCTGTCTGTGGGAGCGAGCACGTCGGGTGTGACCCGTCATTCTTCCAGCAACAGACTGTGAAGGATAAAAACGCACTGTGACGGGAAACAGATGAGTCAACGAGAAATCTCTATTTCTTTTTAGAGGGCGGGTGATTAAAAAAGTTGGCAAAACTCACCTGTCCAAGTGAAAAGCAGCAATCTCAGCATTGTGCCTCTCGAAGTCGGAGAAGTAGAAGAAGTCTGGAGGCGTTTCCTGCTCCCGGGTCTGCCTGAAAGACGCGGAAATATTGAACATTACATCAGGGGgaaacttttctctctctctctcttttccatgttttctttgtataaATGGTGGATCTTTGTTGTAATGAACTTTTATTTCCTGGTaaagaaattcattttattcaccACTGTGCACGGAAATGAGAAATTCAGCCATCTGTCATCACAAGTTTCAGAAGGTTCTTCACAAGGAACAATATGGAATTATATTAATGACAAATGAGTTAAAAGCCTTTTACATTTCTGTATTCATATTCCTCTTAAACTGGATATGTGAAATCAAACAGTCCTGGAGCTCTGTCATTCTATCAGATCCCTCTTTACTACTGACTCGTCTGGAAGGACAGCCATCATTGTACCAAAGACATACTCCATACATTGACCTCTATTTTTCGAATCAGTCGTCTTTTGATATGAGGTTTGAGACAGTTCTGCTCCCTTCTATTCAAATCTCATCAGCTCTCATCACATTTTTGTTCCCTGCAGCGTGAAAC is from Paralichthys olivaceus isolate ysfri-2021 chromosome 5, ASM2471397v2, whole genome shotgun sequence and encodes:
- the fam20ca gene encoding extracellular serine/threonine protein kinase FAM20C, translating into MILFRKFRVLILMVFLVACTMHIMIDLLPKLEKRAAGADSGDGGGCQCAHHPAGESQGWGTQQRARSAAEAGWPNKHTLRILQDFSNEPSSNLTSHSLEKITAAGDRADTVRRKGPLAEDHKPLMGDASGGRTVHAHDVSRLSTLFEHPLYKVDLPTLTDDDTLFNVNTDIRFYPRATGNQGWHNEDGNQEEEEFSPTGEVTAESYPNWLRFHVGINRYELYGRHSHVLDALLKDLVTQRITSVAMKSGGTQLKLIMTFQNYGQALFKPMKQTREQETPPDFFYFSDFERHNAEIAAFHLDRILDFRRVPPVAGRLVNMTREIRDVTRDKKLWRTFFISPANNVCFYGECSYYCSTEHALCGKPDQIEGSLAAFLPDLNLAKRKTWRNPWRRSYHKRKKAEWEVDPDYCDEVKQTPPYDRGTRLLDIMDMTIFDFLMGNMDRHHYETFEKFGNDTFIIHLDNGRGFGKHSHDELSILVPLSQCCRVRRSTYLRLQLLAKEEYQLSSLMEESLLRDRLSPVLIQPHLQAMDRRLRLVLQVLAGCIEKEGSVNVVEEDLVGDTATRRSRGHR